In Vibrio hippocampi, a single genomic region encodes these proteins:
- a CDS encoding DHH family phosphoesterase, with the protein MHYDLFNGDADGIIALIQMRLAEPKESVLVTGVKRDIKLLSKIVDNSDVSSVTALDISMEKNLEPLNQLLDKDIEVFYCDHHRAGEIPASDKLTALINLDAEVCTSLLINQKLNGQFAKWAVAAAFGDNLFASAETLANDIGLSEQDTEFLKELGTLINYNGYGASLDDLHIEPAELYRQLLQYPCPLALREDLASPYYILKQGYASDYHNVEQLTPISDNSIARVFELPCEAWARRISGVFGNELANLAPSTAHGVLTLNSSGNDYTVSVRAPLNNRVGADEICSAFPTGGGRKAAAGINQLPVTSKADFIDALNRFYQ; encoded by the coding sequence ATGCATTACGATCTATTTAACGGCGATGCCGATGGCATTATTGCATTGATTCAGATGCGCCTTGCTGAGCCTAAAGAGTCTGTGTTGGTAACGGGTGTGAAGCGAGATATTAAGCTACTAAGCAAGATAGTGGACAACAGCGATGTGAGTTCAGTGACGGCTCTGGATATTTCAATGGAAAAGAATCTTGAACCGTTGAATCAGCTGCTGGACAAAGATATTGAGGTCTTCTATTGCGATCACCATCGAGCGGGTGAAATACCGGCCTCAGACAAGCTAACAGCATTGATCAATTTGGATGCCGAAGTTTGCACCAGTTTGTTGATCAACCAAAAACTCAATGGACAGTTTGCTAAATGGGCGGTTGCCGCTGCCTTTGGTGACAACTTGTTTGCAAGTGCAGAAACGTTGGCCAATGACATTGGGTTATCAGAGCAAGATACCGAGTTCCTAAAAGAGTTAGGCACACTGATCAACTACAACGGCTATGGTGCCTCACTGGATGATCTGCACATTGAGCCTGCTGAGTTATACCGCCAATTGCTGCAATACCCTTGTCCATTGGCACTGAGAGAGGATCTCGCCTCGCCATATTACATTCTTAAGCAAGGCTATGCGTCCGATTATCACAACGTCGAACAGTTGACGCCGATTAGTGATAACTCAATTGCCCGAGTGTTTGAGTTGCCTTGTGAAGCGTGGGCAAGACGTATCAGTGGTGTGTTCGGCAACGAATTAGCCAACCTAGCTCCGAGTACAGCCCATGGCGTACTGACACTCAACAGCAGTGGAAACGACTATACCGTCAGTGTAAGAGCCCCCCTTAATAATCGCGTTGGCGCAGATGAGATTTGCTCTGCTTTTCCAACCGGAGGTGGGCGTAAAGCCGCAGCAGGGATTAACCAACTCCCTGTTACGAGCAAAGCGGACTTTATTGACGCACTGAATCGTTTCTACCAATAA
- the cysC gene encoding adenylyl-sulfate kinase yields the protein MTTPYERKQNDSVSDDVVWHNTTVSHQDRIELKQQQPAVLWFTGLSGSGKSTVANAVESKLLSLGKHSYLLDGDNVRHGLNKDLGFSDDDRVENIRRIGEVAKLFVDSGTLVLSAFISPFISDRQQARDLLEAGQFLEVFIDTPIEICEQRDPKGLYKKARAGEIKNFTGIDSAYEAPVNPEIHVQTADKSVEECAEYVVAQLAELGYLTLGEG from the coding sequence ATGACCACACCTTACGAGCGTAAACAAAACGACTCCGTGAGTGATGATGTGGTTTGGCATAACACCACCGTGAGTCATCAAGACCGCATTGAACTTAAACAGCAACAGCCAGCCGTGCTTTGGTTTACCGGTCTTAGTGGTTCCGGAAAATCTACCGTGGCTAATGCGGTCGAAAGCAAACTGCTGAGCTTAGGTAAACACAGCTATTTACTTGATGGTGATAATGTTCGCCATGGTCTTAATAAAGACTTGGGTTTTAGCGATGATGACAGAGTTGAGAACATCCGTCGCATTGGGGAAGTTGCCAAGCTATTTGTCGATTCTGGCACCTTGGTGCTGTCGGCTTTTATTTCGCCCTTTATTAGCGACCGCCAGCAAGCTCGCGATCTGTTAGAGGCAGGGCAGTTTCTTGAGGTGTTTATCGATACACCGATAGAGATATGTGAGCAGCGTGACCCTAAAGGTTTGTATAAAAAGGCGCGCGCCGGTGAAATTAAAAACTTCACTGGCATTGATTCTGCTTATGAAGCACCGGTGAACCCGGAAATTCATGTCCAAACCGCGGATAAAAGTGTCGAAGAGTGTGCAGAATATGTGGTCGCACAACTGGCCGAACTCGGTTATCTCACTTTGGGAGAGGGTTAG
- the cysD gene encoding sulfate adenylyltransferase subunit CysD → MKISPERMTHLKQLEAESIHIMREVAAEFDNPVMLYSVGKDSSVMLHLAKKAFAPGVPPFPLMHVDTTWKFKEMIQFRDQMAEKVGMKLIVHQNPEGLAMNINPFVHGSSKHTDIMKTQGLKQALDKHGFDAAFGGARRDEEKSRAKERVYSFRDEHHRWDPKNQRPELWNIYNGKVNKGESIRVFPLSNWTELDIWQYIYLESIEIPGLYLSEMRPVVERDGMLIMVDDERMELQQDEVVEERMVRFRTLGCYPLTGAVESQATTLPEVIQEMLLTTTSERQGRAIDHDSSGSMEKKKREGYF, encoded by the coding sequence ATGAAGATTTCTCCAGAACGTATGACTCACCTAAAGCAGTTGGAAGCTGAGTCGATTCATATTATGCGCGAAGTCGCAGCAGAGTTTGATAACCCAGTTATGCTTTATTCTGTAGGTAAAGACTCGTCGGTCATGCTGCACCTAGCGAAAAAAGCATTTGCTCCGGGCGTCCCGCCCTTCCCACTGATGCACGTCGACACCACTTGGAAGTTTAAAGAGATGATCCAGTTCCGTGACCAGATGGCGGAAAAAGTGGGCATGAAGCTTATTGTGCATCAAAACCCAGAAGGCTTGGCGATGAACATTAACCCATTTGTTCACGGCAGTTCAAAACATACGGATATCATGAAGACTCAAGGTCTAAAACAGGCGCTGGACAAGCATGGCTTTGATGCGGCTTTTGGTGGCGCACGTCGTGATGAAGAGAAGTCTCGTGCCAAAGAGCGAGTTTATTCTTTCCGTGATGAACACCATCGTTGGGATCCGAAAAACCAGCGTCCTGAGCTTTGGAATATTTACAACGGTAAGGTCAATAAGGGCGAAAGTATCCGCGTTTTCCCGCTATCCAACTGGACTGAGTTGGATATTTGGCAATATATCTATCTTGAGAGCATTGAGATCCCAGGTTTGTACCTTTCTGAAATGCGCCCAGTGGTAGAGCGTGACGGTATGCTTATCATGGTGGACGATGAGCGCATGGAGTTGCAACAGGATGAAGTGGTTGAAGAGAGAATGGTGCGTTTCCGTACCTTGGGCTGTTATCCACTGACCGGTGCGGTTGAGTCACAAGCCACTACACTACCGGAAGTGATTCAAGAGATGTTGCTCACCACGACTTCTGAGCGTCAAGGTCGCGCGATTGACCATGATAGTTCTGGCTCGATGGAGAAGAAAAAGCGAGAAGGATATTTCTAA
- a CDS encoding SLC13 family permease: MLATFSPYIVLALFIATIVGLIKYQSKPERVFGLLLLVLYLTNLVTTSQVINSFANQGLLTLMLLMICSLALEKTKLLRRIANFIIKPSYHLTWLRLFSLTAISSAILNNTAVVSTMIAPIRNNPHHSASRLLLPLSYAAILGGTLTLVGTSTNLIVNSMVLEANLPSLRFFDFTLVGLIVVMGCGLLLFLLSGLLPNRGKDSLSAASYFLDAKVERGSNLIGRTIEANGLRNLESLFLVEILREGRLISPVSPQEVIKPDDRLMFSGDIKKVTLLNQFDGLNLFAHQNGLPLDNLIEVVIRPGSMLSGRTLKRAGFRALFDAAVVAMKRDGEQVSGKLGEMVLSPGDYLILAVGEDFKARRNLNKNFFMLSGIETEHQLQGSKEGLSIFGFFGAVVLAALEVVPLFQSMLVLLGVLLLTGCLTTNEILQRLPIQIWVIISSALLLSQALINTNALLILDTVISNNQEFFTPFVGLVIVYVLTWLLTELVTNNAAAALIFPIAHGLAIGLDGNLHSYILAVAFGASASFISPYSYQTNLMVHNVGRYKIIDFVKVGAPIGLLYGILVVSAITLIYGV, translated from the coding sequence ATGCTGGCCACCTTTTCTCCTTACATTGTTCTCGCACTTTTTATCGCCACAATCGTAGGGTTAATCAAATATCAGAGTAAACCTGAAAGAGTATTCGGTTTGCTGTTGCTGGTGCTTTATTTGACTAACCTAGTGACGACCAGTCAGGTGATCAATAGCTTTGCCAATCAAGGGCTATTGACTCTTATGTTACTAATGATTTGCTCTCTAGCACTAGAAAAAACCAAACTGCTTAGGCGCATCGCTAATTTTATTATTAAGCCAAGTTATCACTTAACTTGGTTACGTTTATTTAGCCTGACCGCGATTTCATCCGCTATCTTGAATAATACAGCGGTGGTCTCGACCATGATCGCACCGATCCGTAACAACCCACACCATTCAGCGAGTCGATTATTGTTACCGCTCTCTTATGCGGCCATTCTCGGTGGTACGTTGACCTTAGTGGGGACCTCAACCAATTTGATCGTCAACAGCATGGTATTGGAAGCCAATCTTCCCAGTTTGAGGTTTTTTGATTTTACCTTAGTCGGACTTATTGTTGTGATGGGTTGTGGCTTGTTACTGTTTTTATTGTCAGGCTTATTGCCAAATCGTGGGAAAGATTCTCTATCTGCAGCGAGTTACTTTCTTGATGCTAAGGTTGAGCGCGGATCGAACTTGATCGGTCGTACTATTGAAGCCAATGGCTTAAGAAACTTAGAATCGCTGTTTTTGGTGGAGATTTTGCGTGAAGGACGACTGATTTCTCCAGTCTCCCCACAAGAGGTGATCAAACCCGACGACCGCTTAATGTTTAGTGGTGATATTAAAAAAGTGACGCTACTGAACCAGTTTGATGGGCTCAATCTGTTTGCTCATCAAAATGGCTTACCTTTAGATAACCTGATTGAGGTGGTTATCCGCCCCGGCAGTATGCTTTCGGGCAGAACGCTTAAGAGAGCGGGTTTTCGAGCACTTTTTGATGCTGCCGTGGTGGCGATGAAGCGCGATGGAGAACAGGTTTCAGGGAAATTAGGGGAGATGGTGCTGAGCCCCGGTGACTATTTGATTCTTGCCGTCGGTGAGGACTTTAAGGCGAGACGTAATCTAAACAAAAACTTTTTTATGCTCAGCGGCATAGAAACCGAGCACCAATTACAAGGTAGCAAAGAGGGGTTATCAATCTTCGGTTTTTTTGGTGCGGTTGTGTTGGCGGCACTTGAAGTGGTTCCATTGTTTCAAAGCATGCTGGTGTTGCTGGGTGTACTTTTGTTAACGGGATGTTTGACTACCAATGAGATTTTGCAACGCTTACCGATACAGATTTGGGTGATCATCTCCTCGGCACTGCTCCTTTCTCAAGCCTTGATTAATACCAACGCCTTATTGATATTGGACACCGTCATAAGTAACAACCAAGAGTTCTTTACGCCCTTTGTCGGTTTGGTGATAGTGTATGTGTTAACCTGGTTGTTAACAGAATTAGTCACCAATAATGCCGCCGCCGCGTTAATTTTTCCTATTGCTCATGGCTTAGCGATAGGTTTGGATGGCAATCTGCATAGCTATATTTTAGCGGTTGCATTTGGAGCAAGTGCCAGCTTTATTAGTCCGTACAGTTATCAGACTAATTTAATGGTACACAACGTCGGTCGTTATAAAATAATAGACTTTGTGAAAGTAGGGGCGCCAATCGGGCTGCTTTACGGCATTCTTGTTGTCTCTGCAATCACCTTGATTTATGGCGTGTAG